One stretch of Harmonia axyridis chromosome 1, icHarAxyr1.1, whole genome shotgun sequence DNA includes these proteins:
- the LOC123680574 gene encoding KICSTOR complex protein kaptin-like, protein MDYLKYSHYFSLPTQGNIYSMANLELANGTSKLLVASLKREIFCFEYIDGPKDQLIPTAREVSFTYIPTGAEIISIDAYNKSSNNNEFVVGITIIKNSNDSDALETYLNIYSGWEASDDFNIENIAQNCQNVELNFIPYRLIHTDYIQWNDEDVILKEKVFLLSGSDNLIHVFREGLDHLFKEMEAKEYFPELMKTPSPVVWMDLLYVNNKSERLFVTGCECGYLRLVKVCTKTKKIMFNFSTRLDNYISNVKLYTCGNDVNMIVISSVLSPIVFNNVMKYGLSNYISLPRNSSTTLLTCCDVIDIDLDGQLEILVGSSAKEIILYKQYDDHKWILDDVKKVSSPIFGIKHVDITGDAVKEMIVFSMKGVHIFQQDPDYVQMILNEKITELRRKDVARIKDMM, encoded by the exons ATGGATTATTTGAAATACTCTCATTATTTCTCTTTGCCAACCCAAGGGAATATTTATTCCATGGCAAACTTGGAATTAGCTAATGGCACTTCTAAGCTCCTAGTGGCTTCATTGAAAAgagaaatattttgttttgaatacaTCGATGGCCCAAAGGATCAGTTGATTCCTACTGCTAGGGAGGTATCTTTTACTTACATTCCAA CTGGTGCTGAGATAATATCAATAGATGCTTATAATAAGTCTTCAAATAATAACGAATTTGTTGTTGGTATAACAATAATAAAG AACAGTAATGATTCTGATGCTTTGGAAACTTATCTCAATATATACTCTGGCTGGGAAGCATCTGATGAtttcaacattgaaaatatAGCCCAAAATTGTCAGAACGTAGAACTTAATTTCATACCATATAGATTAATACATACTGATTACATCCAATGGAATGATGAAGATGTAATTTTGAAAGAG AAAGTATTTTTACTCTCAGGGAGCGATAATCTTATTCATGTTTTTCGAGAAGGCTTGGATCATTTATTCAAAGAAATGGAAGCTAAAGAATATTTTCCTGAATTGATGAAGACTCCTAGTCCGGTTGTTTGGATGGACTTATTATATGTGAATAATAAATCGGA GAGATTGTTTGTTACTGGATGTGAATGTGGTTATCTTAGATTGGTCAAGGTAtgcacaaaaacaaaaaaaatcatgttcAATTTCTCTACACGATTAGACAACTATATTTCCAATGTAAAATTGTACACATGTGGAAATGATGTAAATATGATTGTAATAAGCAGTGTTCTAAGTCCTATTGTTTTTAA CAATGTTATGAAATATGGCTTGAGTAATTATATATCACTGCCAAGAAATAGTTCTACAACACTTCTAACTTGCTGTGATGTTATTGATATTGATTTAGATGGTCAATTGGAGATTCTTGTTGGGAGCAGTGCCAAG gaaatcattctgtataaaCAATACGATGACCATAAATGGATACTTGATGACGTAAAGAAGGTATCCTCGCCAATATTTGGCATTAAACATGTAGATATTACAGGAGATGCCGTCAAAGAAATGATAGTATTTTCTATGAAAGGTGTTCACATATTTCAG cAAGATCCTGATTATGTACAAATGATTTTAAATGAGAAGATAACTGAACTGAGAAGGAAAGATGTGGCCAGAATAAAAGATATGATGTGA